The region GCAAACACCAGTAAATTGATGACGTTGCCCTGGATTGACAGCAATATTTTCAAAAATGTCAAGAGTTGCAGCTTCTAATCCAGGCGTGCACACGTGTTTTTCGAGCCCACGGCGCTCTCGCAGTTTATCACACTAATTCTGAAGCCAGGGTGATTCACAGAAATGCCAGAGGCAGAGGTTAAATAAAAATACCCCCATTATAGCCAACGCTGAGGAAATTGCGATGCTTTAAGGTGAATTCATTTGTTGGACGGGATTCATTTATAAAATGCTTGATTTATCAGATCAGAAAACCCTCTTCGGGACTAGAATTAcaatttcctgcttttctttcggtctttccctcccctctctcatgCCCCCAGGCCTCTCCGTGCACGCCTTTTCGTCGGTTCCTCCCTCCAGCCGCTGACAGTGGCGCTGCCTCTGCATAATGCGGATGCGGCTGCTGTAGGTCGAATGAAGCTTCCTTCGACATGTGTCAGCAGCTCGCCGAGTAGGTTTGGACTAATGATGGCGCGGCGGCCGGCCCACTGCCCCTCAGCATATGCCCACTCTCTCACATGTGTGTCaacgcgtgcgtgtgcgcgcgcaaGGGGTGGCAGGGTTCGTCATGCTGATTaaaagaaccccccctcctcttcatcacaaaGCCCCTCTGAAAAAGACAGCGGGGAACATGAACCACTGTCAGGTTGGCCCAGATGAGGACACAAGATCCGTGTCACCTGAATTTACCGGCCTAATATGACAGCCCAGTGGTGATCCCTTGTCTGGGACGTGTCACATTCGCAGACTTTGGGCTTATTCTCATGCAAATGATGTCAGGACTGGAGAGAATGTGAATGAGACTCGTCACATCGTCCGACGGGCTAAACCCAAGCACATGACGGTGGCTCCTCCGGGTGAAATCAACACGGATTTTTGACATTCGCACCTGGCCACCGACACTGGGAATAGTTCCAAATAATGAGGGATTTGTGCACTACTGGTACAACATATTTACCCTTTCTGAGGACCTAAATAGCACAAACCCAAACTCCAGTGGGACTATACAGCCTGTTATTAAACACCTCCCCACAACAGCTACTGAGAGCGCCGTCATTGTCATTCATTCTTCATCAAAATACACACATTAGCCACCCAAACAAATCCCTGTAGAACAATTAAAACTCAAAGAAACAAGCTGCCTTTCTACATCAATTTATTAAACAAAAAACCCGAATGATTACAGCGTCCGTTATTGAATTACGCACTCGAATCTTTCATTATTCGCGATGCTGCTGTCGCACACTTGACAGCACACCTGTGGGCTTCACGGCAATATCTAAAAAAAAGTTCGATAGATCCTTAAAGACACTTCATCTGCTCAGCAGTTTGACAGCCGTCATCATTCTCGAAAGAGCCCGCTTTGTCACTTCTCCATTCTTCAAGAGCCTCTCGCTCGGCCTGATAAATTATGTCGTCTGTATCTTCCAAAACAAGGCTCGTTCCTGACAGGTACACGATGCTCCACCGCAATGGTTTCCGACGCCTGTGGATCTCAGCGGGGACAGACGCATCAACGAGCGATCGGATTGAACTCTCTGTCCATGACGAGGGATCCCAGGAGAGCTGATACCTTCAGCTTTTCTCTCGTATGAAGCCACGAGTTGAGATACCGTCAAAAATCAAGTGTATGATAAACATTTTTTCTCTTTCTAAAGTCCCTTGCAGCGCTGCTGACAGCAGCCCTGTGTATCAATAAGACAAACACTGGGGCGAGGACTTTATTTTCCTGGAGAAATGAAACTTTGGAGCTGATATTTTGCTGCAGACACAACCAGACATACTCATGAAACATGGTGGAACATTGTTGGCAGTAGCAAAACAAGAGGTTGAGGCCAAAGGTGATGCCGCACAGTCAATTTATGTTGTGTTTGCTTGAAAGCCAATGAGTTTGAGAGAACAAGCCAAAACATTGTCTGCCTGACAAATTCATATGTGTAACCTTTGTATCCATGGGGACAACGACACTTAAAAAAGTACCAGATTCCTAATAGAGActatttttaaaagtaattaaTAAGAAGTTATTTAAgtattatattttttatattttatatgtacaCACTTGCTTCACTGCAACTTAAAGCATCTCAGTACAATCTGGTTGAATCTTAAAAgaaatacactgtaaaaaacaattaaaaaatcCTATAACCTAAAGCTGCAGTGTGGGATTTCTGTCGCCCTCTCCTGGGAGCGACAGTAATTGCACACCCATACTGCCATGCCTGTCGCCCAGATTTGTTGCTATGGTTGCGCCATATTTCTGCGCTGGCTCCCAGCCGGTCCCAAAATAAGAGCCACGGTTGTATATTcttccatttttcttctttttggtgCACATATTGCTCAACTTTCTGAGTCTTGCGCTCCCGCATGTGGTCGCCTGTCACGTGACTTTATTTAACGTGACTCTTCTGCGCATTTCTAATGGCTCTTTATTCTTCTCTGCCAAACTGAGCACACTGTGCAGCCCTGGAACTCCATTGTTTCTTGGGGAAAATGCCTCAGGCTAACGTTCAAGAGATGCGTGGGGTGGGAGCATGTCGACTTAAATACCTTCAGTGGAGACATGCCATGGCCTCTTTTATCAGGTGTCTCACTAGCAGAACTATAAAGCTTAGCTCTCCGTTAAACCAAAGTCAAAtcatgctctttttttttttgacgcTGTTGTATTAAGTTTTCATCCTGCCCTGGATTATGTCTCTATTTGAAATACCCTCACCCACTTGGAGTTGGTCGCCTTTTTGAATTGAGAACTTAACTTAATTTACCAGCATATGTGCCAACATGTACTATTAAGGCGCAAGAATAGAAACCTTCAGTCATTTGCTCCTTGTATAGCAATTTGGAAATTTAATCAGATTTCCAAAGTCACAATTTTGATAACAAAATATATATTAGCAGGAAAAGAACTGGACTAATTCCCATAAAAATAATTGATTGTTTACGCAGATGTTGGTACAAGTTTAATATAGGAACTTTTCATCATTTGAATGAAGATGTGGTTGACGCACGGaaaaattttatttttaatggtgATCTTTGGAAGTGGGTCGGTCAATGTGGGGCATCCTAAATGTATCCAGAATGCCTTTTGGCTGTAGTTAATACCAATGTGATAACATGTGATTGAGAGCTAAAATAACCACACATAGCATTGAATCCTTTCTCAAAGTTGAGTCCTCTCCATGCTCACGATGACACGATGCTCTCGAGGATGTGGATTCTCAGCTAAATAACTAGCAGTGTGGCTAACTCTATGAGTAGCTCCAACTTATCCTAGTTACCCCCTGAGCAGAAGGTGCCAAAAAACATGCtattgttagcttagcataagaTGCCTGGGAAAGCAAGGCCAATCTTCTGCAAATTGCCCAGATTGCTAATGTCTGTGGCTCATGGCAAGAAACTCACAATGTTCTCTCAGTGGGTTCTGGACACGGTCCAGCGTGAGCTGCAGCACGTTTAAGAAGGGGAGAAATTCATGGAGATTTTAACAGGCCTGTCGTGTCCCAATTTGGCCAGCCCGAAAAATAAAGTGGTTGTGCTGGTAAAACTCGCGTAGCCTCGACGAGAAGAGAAACGTCTcctaaaatcaaaataaaaatgccactactggaaaagggaaaaatcaCTGTAATACAGAGCACAGAATGCGATATTGTTATCTTTCTTTTTGTGCATTTGACTCAATTTCACACACAGAATTGCTCAGACAACACCAGTTTGTTCCAAGACATGGAGTTTATTTTACAACTGATAATAAAAGAATGCCATTTTTAATCCTgatggaaacaaaaaacaaaactggaatCCATCGCTGTGTGAgaatttctttttctccccccactGTTATGTACAGCACCTCACATCAGAGCAGATACCAGTAAAGTTCTGTCATTTGATGTAAACCACATTGAAGGACCCACTTTTCACTGAAAAATGACACTGTGGTCCAACAAGAATCTTATGTACATTTCAGCCCCGCCCGACAGCTTTTGTCTACAAAATAACATCATATAAATGCACACAGTACAAATATGTTAAACTGTTAAGAGCCAGATATGCTGACATACATGTATACATACCTGCTGATTATTGATACAATTAATCTTAAACTTCATTTTACAACTGTAGCTTCACAATAATAAAATTGGCAGGCTACTAACAGAAATACTATACATGTTGAATGGACCAAGAAATTAGATTTTACTTCAGAAAGAAATATTCTAGATattttgtgacattttctttctttttttttgttttaatggaaaataCAAAACAGTATCATATGGAGAGCTGCATACTGCCATGTTGATTAGAACTCAATAGGGTGATGTTTTCACTTTTACCCCATTTATGTCTTCATCAATGTACACTTATTTAAAGTGCTAAACTCATCTTAAACTTTTCTTCACATGGCAAACAATATACAAACATCTATGTCCATAACTTGTTAAACAGGGATACAAGCtcactgtttttttattttttataaaaagaaacatgCACAAACTCATAAATAATAAGCAACGGGTGTTGAAATATAgtccttaaaaaaaatctgtgatcaaaataaaagcatagtccagttttaaaacaacaaatggaCTCTTCCCAAAGGCTCAGATAAGTTGCAGTGCATTAGGAAAGCAACAATCAATGACTACACAGTGCCACGGCAGCTGCACCCCATGTGGCACTTTAGTCACCGAAAATATGAGTTAATAATGTAGCTAGAAGCTTCTGCAATGTGAGGACGCGTCCTCTCTATATATGGTATGTAGTATGTATGTAGTATCAAAGCTACCATGTTGTGTGCTAACAACACTGGTGGCCCTGTCTCTAATGACAGATTGCAGCTTAGAGTTATAGTGCAACGGTAACCTGTCCTGCTTTCAGCGTTTTCTTCATTGTTTGTCAAATTCTTTCACAAAGATAAGATGGTCCTCTGGGGACTTGCCGTGTGTCTTGCAAAGGTGCAGTTTGATTGCATGTTTGCTGACAAATGTCCGATTGCACAGTCTGCACTGATGGATCGAGCCGGTGTCTTCTTCCGTCAGTCCAGAGGAGCCGAGAGTCCTATCCTCCATTCTGCCGACTGCCTGCTGCTCTAATATATCTATGGAAAGCTTTGAAAGGTCCTTCAGGGTGAACCCAAGGTGGGACTCCAAATGATGGATGTAGGAAGAGGGAGTCCTGAACTGGGAAGCACAGTCACTGCACAAAAACAGAGGTTGGCCAGAGTCAATATTTTTTAGGAATTTAGTCCCCCCTGTCCTCTTTAACTGGTACTTGACATTGGCCAGCCAATGTGAGATAGTAGTCATGGACAGACCAGTGAATTTACATATGTGGACCCTCTCTTGAGGTCCCAAGTCACTAATCACAAACTTTCCATCTGGAGTCTCCTTCAGACTCGAGGCAAACTGGGCCTGCAGTATTAGAAGGTGTTGGGGATTCCAGTTTGACTGTCTGCCTTTCCGTCTCTGAATGGGAGACAGTTCCTCCAAATTGTCATCTAAAGTACAGCCGTCCAGGTCCGATTTTTCAGAGATGGAAGAAGGAGTTGTTGACTTTGGTGTCAAACGGCCAGTTAGATTTTTGACCATGTCGGAAATATCCATCAAAGCGTTTTCCCGCAGAGCCGGAGACGACGTCTGTGAATTTTTGCAAACTGCTTTGCTGTTGTTGACTCTGTCGTTGCTGTTTGGAACAGAAACAGCCCTGGTTGTACTTGAATCTGAGTGTCTGGATTTGGTCAAATCCATGGGCTGGTCATCGTCGTCCTGGTTCTGGCTCAAAGGCTCTGCTGACTTCATGTGCACAGAGTTGGCGTTCATCTTGTAAAGCATTGCGAAGGGGTCTATGAAAGGGGTGGTCACCTTTGCAGCTTTACCCAAGTGGCTGTTCATTATGGACTGCAGGGCACTGAGAGGGCTGACAAGTGGTTGTTCGGTTGagtgatcagtaatgatgcTCAGGTTACTGCATCCATTGCTTAGAGGGCTTTTTGGTGACTTGGCTTCGCTCTTCATCAGGGTTTCTGATTTGCTCTCTGtctgctctccttctctgcctcttgACTCACTCTTGATATCGACTACAGAATTTTTCGCCACCTTTGAGAGGTTTTCTAGATCGGGTGAAGACCGTCTGTCCTTTGGGTTCGGCAAAGGAGATTTTGCCAATTTGCATTTGTTGTCTGGGAATTTGTCATCCTTTTCATTCTTTGCTGAAGTTTTCCCTGTCACCTTCTCCACTAGCTCTTCCATGGCCAGAACATTGCTCCTATGGCTTGGGGGCGGGGATGGGCTGGTTGGCGAATGGATCAGAGTGCTTAAATCAGCAGACAGGACCTTtagactgttgctgctgaacaAAGGTTGAACCTGTGCACCTGAGGGCAAGATGGACTTCAAGGATCCGTGGAGCTGATAGGCAGCGTGGATGCTGGGATATCCACCCCAGGTTGGTGTGCCTGTTTGAGCCTTGCTGATTGCACTTGAAACAGTGTTCTCTAAAGACTTTAAGATGTCCAAGCCCCCTTTGGGAGTTTCTTCCAAGTCTTCCTCTCTCAAGTATTGGTAAGATTTGGTCTTGTGTTGTTTATCAGGCTTTTCAGTTGGatcttctttctcctcttttatatttttctgaggttcCTTGgtctccattttctcctccactgcttcttcatttttctttttttcactctCCTCATCGGGACTGGAAGGCTGCCCTGGGGAGTTGGGCTGTGACTTCCCATTGCTTGCTGGGAGTCGTGTCGTAGTTGGTGGAAGAGGAATTGATTGGAATTTCTCCTCAATAACTGAATCGAAAACCAACTGTTTACCCTTTTTAGAGGCTGAATTGGTCACCTTAAGGAAGTGTCCTGTGACCATCATGTGCGCTGTGAGTTGCTGCAGAGTGTCGTGTGAACTTCCGCATTCCATGCATTTGAGAATTTGTGCCTTGCGTGCTTCAAACTGCCACGTGTAACTGGCACCATTCTGGTAACCGTATCGATTGTTTGGCGTGACATAAGGATTGGCCACTTTTTGGTCTTTAGGAGGTTCTCCTAAGAGTATGCCAGAGGAGATAGACTCTGGCGAGCTCGGAGACATCATGTCTTGGAATGCTCTTTTTTTGGTTGTAGGTACCAGCTTGGAGGTGAGCGCTGGCATTGGTTCTTTTAGAGGCACTTTCTGatagtgttttgttttgatcATGTGAACACTGAGGTCTTGCAGCGATTCGAAAGAGTGCCCACAGTACATGCATTTGAGGACTTTCTGGGCATCTTCTTTgccctccatctccatcagGGACCTCTTCCGTGGCTTGGACCACTTCTTGCTTCtgtcatcatcagcatcctTGTTGTCATCGCGGTAGTGGCCCGTCTCATTCATATGCACTGTGAGGCCTACCAAAGTGTCGTAGGCTGCGCTACAGTCCTTACACCTAAACTTGCTGGCCCCTGTAAACACAGGGCCGTACAGCTTATTATTTTGCCTGTAAAGCTGGACAGTGCTGAAAAGGCTAGGCTCTGGAAGGAGTTGGTATGTGGTCTGCTGTAAGGTTTTTGCCAATGCTGCCTGGTGCCAGTCATAAGCCAGTCCGCCCGCGCTGCTTGAGCTTACACTTGTACCACTGGTGCTGTTGCTGGACACTGTTCTAGTGGTAGTACTGCTGGTGCTAATAATATTAGTGCTTGAGGCATTGGAAGTGTTgcatctgctcttcagatgaaTGTTGCCTGGGCTGTGGCTGTTCAGGAAGCCATTACGAGCTTTATGATTGGTAACGTTGCCATTGCTAGCGGCATCATTGTGCCCCTGCTTATGCTTAAGCATGTCCACAGCcatgctggaccaggaggcaTCAGAGATCAGGCTTGCATAGACAGCTTTCATTTGTGCCAGACTGTCTTGCACAGAGAGGCCATTGATGGACTCTGTGCTTGCCCCTAACGTCTCCTTTATCTTTTCTTGGTCGCTAATGGAGGAAGCTGCCTTAAGATCCAGCATTTGATCGCTGGTCGTACTGAGCGGGGAGGCATAGCCAGCATCGGGGTTCGTCCCATTGCTGAGGGGAGAGTTCTGGCAGCTGTAATGATCTTTtgcatcctcttcatcattgaaaagaaaatctgcGTCTTGACCATCCAGCGAGAGGCCGTCATCTTGCAGAGGTTCCTCTTCATCAATCTTATCTTTGAAATTGTCCTCAGGTCCATAGGCTGcaagaaaaacagaggagagaaacgGTGGCGTTAGATGAGTTGATGATTGTATTTTCTGGTACTTTAGAATGAAACCCGTCGTGCATTCACCACAGTTACTATGTAAACAATCCTACAGCATTGTGATAAGTACCAAACATTCATATATTTGAACTGGCAGTCCCCCTTAGTGCAATGAATGAAAGCATCAATTCTTAAACCAAGGTAAATAAGAGAAaaagatgggggaaaaaaggcttccatatgagagagagagaacacagaATCCTGCATGTAGCTGCAGTATCTGTTCTCCCATGGTATACAAAGCCCAGATATATTACTGACTTTGATTTGCTCAATAAGTCCAGCATGTCACATATAATATGGATTCACAAGTAAGAGATAGTGGTAGAGAGATGCCAGCTGCCTCGGGCTTGCCAAGCCACAGTTGGCTGGAGTCAACTTGGCATCGACTGTGGAAGTTCTCACAGCGTGACGCTAGGAAATGGCCAGTGGACATGACAAGCTGTGTTGTTACTGCTTACGCTCCCCGAGTACTCCCGGCTTCAAATGTGCCATTTTAAACGAACACGTGGCGTTTTACAGTATAGCGGTGGAAAATGGCCGCCGTTCCTTCTTGTCATTTTTCCGTTCACTTCTTTCATCAATAATTAAATTTATCCCCCgatgacaaaataaatcacagaATAAGAAAATGACTGGAAAAAATAGACTACACTGGAAATATTTAAAGGTTTACACCCGAGCCGGGAAGCAGATTAATAGGGAATATTAGAGGCAGCTTCCCCTTTTCAGTCCTCCAAAGATGCATGTCTAAAGTGCCAGAATCAGTCTCCACCGAGGAGGCAGATGTGCTGTCAGCTTCAAACAGCATGTAGCTCTCCATCCCATAATCGGAATGGACGTGATACCTGATGTTTGCGAGGTGCCAGTTACTACTGCCTGGGAAACGCTGAaggttcagcagctgcagccctcTGCTTTGTGTGCATTTAAAGGCATATTTGTGcgagggaaaaacaaaaaataccccccccccccgcaagcactcaaaataaaaccttACCCTTTCTAATTAAACCCTTCTGAAGCTTTTAATTACACAAGATGAAAACATTCACTCTACTCGACCACTAAATTAGTAGATGTTAACCCTTTTGCGACTGCAGCTGCACGGTTTCTTTCAACCTGCCCATCAAGACGAAGCTcactgtattgaaataaatgcaaGACTAAACCTATTCAGAGTCAATGTGGTGGAGTTTAAGACAAAGCAGCTTAGCTGACGACGTGAGGGAAACCTGACAGCAGTACAaacgcgcgcgcgtgcacgggTTCACGCGCCGAGACTAACACTAAATTCCCGTCCTTCCCCGCCAGCCTCCGTATGTTGCCTTGACAGGCGTCAGTGTCAGGAGTGTGTCAGTGTCAGCCCGCGGTGTCAGTGTCCACGCAAACAAGCAGCGAGAGcggcgggagggaggggaagtaacaacaacaaacacaagtcAGCTCCCCCACTCCTGGCcgagcctcctcctcttcctccttcaccaTCTGTGTCAGAAAAGCTGCGGGTGCCACCGCCGGCTAATAAGGCAATCAGAGATGGAAAAGATGCTGACACGGCGGCTTTCGAGCGTCACTcagaacaaaagaggaagaggagagggaggcagagagggatggggaggggaTTAAAccggggtggagggggtgggggtgggggagtggaGGTGTCTGTTGTGGTTGTCAGTCAAAAACATAAGCCCACTTTGTGTTGTCAAGCAGCACGGGCAATAGAGAAGTTCCGAAAAGACGCGGAAAAGAGGCGCCGTCGGTGCGCCTCAGCCCGGAACACGTGAGAGAGAAGTTACAGGGCGACAAAACCGAGATCTCAggtgaaaaagagagagagagtcaggaaTTCCACATTAGACATAGGTGTGGCCGATCGCTCGTGTCGGGTATCTGTCGGGGGGGGGAGCCATCTGCGTGGGGAGAGGAGCCTGTCACCATTGTTGTGCCCAGAGTCCAGgatttcctgctgcagacaggtGA is a window of Takifugu flavidus isolate HTHZ2018 chromosome 21, ASM371156v2, whole genome shotgun sequence DNA encoding:
- the tshz1 gene encoding teashirt homolog 1; protein product: MPRRKQQAPRRSSAYGPEDNFKDKIDEEEPLQDDGLSLDGQDADFLFNDEEDAKDHYSCQNSPLSNGTNPDAGYASPLSTTSDQMLDLKAASSISDQEKIKETLGASTESINGLSVQDSLAQMKAVYASLISDASWSSMAVDMLKHKQGHNDAASNGNVTNHKARNGFLNSHSPGNIHLKSRCNTSNASSTNIISTSSTTTRTVSSNSTSGTSVSSSSAGGLAYDWHQAALAKTLQQTTYQLLPEPSLFSTVQLYRQNNKLYGPVFTGASKFRCKDCSAAYDTLVGLTVHMNETGHYRDDNKDADDDRSKKWSKPRKRSLMEMEGKEDAQKVLKCMYCGHSFESLQDLSVHMIKTKHYQKVPLKEPMPALTSKLVPTTKKRAFQDMMSPSSPESISSGILLGEPPKDQKVANPYVTPNNRYGYQNGASYTWQFEARKAQILKCMECGSSHDTLQQLTAHMMVTGHFLKVTNSASKKGKQLVFDSVIEEKFQSIPLPPTTTRLPASNGKSQPNSPGQPSSPDEESEKKKNEEAVEEKMETKEPQKNIKEEKEDPTEKPDKQHKTKSYQYLREEDLEETPKGGLDILKSLENTVSSAISKAQTGTPTWGGYPSIHAAYQLHGSLKSILPSGAQVQPLFSSNSLKVLSADLSTLIHSPTSPSPPPSHRSNVLAMEELVEKVTGKTSAKNEKDDKFPDNKCKLAKSPLPNPKDRRSSPDLENLSKVAKNSVVDIKSESRGREGEQTESKSETLMKSEAKSPKSPLSNGCSNLSIITDHSTEQPLVSPLSALQSIMNSHLGKAAKVTTPFIDPFAMLYKMNANSVHMKSAEPLSQNQDDDDQPMDLTKSRHSDSSTTRAVSVPNSNDRVNNSKAVCKNSQTSSPALRENALMDISDMVKNLTGRLTPKSTTPSSISEKSDLDGCTLDDNLEELSPIQRRKGRQSNWNPQHLLILQAQFASSLKETPDGKFVISDLGPQERVHICKFTGLSMTTISHWLANVKYQLKRTGGTKFLKNIDSGQPLFLCSDCASQFRTPSSYIHHLESHLGFTLKDLSKLSIDILEQQAVGRMEDRTLGSSGLTEEDTGSIHQCRLCNRTFVSKHAIKLHLCKTHGKSPEDHLIFVKEFDKQ